In Vibrio japonicus, one DNA window encodes the following:
- the gspL gene encoding type II secretion system protein GspL yields the protein MNEYLIVRLSNNTGSTIQWLVWSEQQKEVIACGELADWDALAELAAYAENRRTIVLLSAASLVLTEVDIPAGASRQFEGMLPFLLEDELAQDVEQLHFSVLSKSAGKAQICAVETEWLEQALLSLRDIGCQVQSVLPDVLALPDLEGIAALEIDNQWLLKKTPYSGISINNEWLSFMAQSEWVKEGDEFLPLTSFTALPDIALDENQLWVNGEPQLVIQLLAEHAIRSKVNLLTGTFKPKSSFYRYWKVWQKVAIAAVFLIAVVLVDSVLKIQKYEAEAQAYRMESERIFRQALPGKTKIPTVSYLKREMEREANRLSGNGGDESLLQWMGDMPALLKQVPTLNLTSFKFDGARGEVRLQAQSQDFQTFEKARELLASKFSVEQGQLSRSGELVNGSFVLKPL from the coding sequence GTGAACGAGTATCTGATCGTTCGACTGAGCAATAATACAGGGTCGACCATACAATGGCTGGTTTGGTCTGAGCAGCAAAAGGAAGTCATTGCTTGTGGAGAACTGGCTGACTGGGATGCGCTTGCTGAACTGGCTGCCTATGCTGAAAATCGCCGAACCATCGTGCTACTTTCTGCTGCGAGTCTTGTTTTAACTGAGGTAGATATTCCTGCAGGGGCAAGCCGTCAATTTGAAGGCATGCTACCGTTTTTGTTGGAAGATGAGCTCGCTCAGGATGTTGAACAGCTCCATTTTTCAGTGTTGAGCAAGAGCGCAGGAAAAGCTCAGATCTGTGCAGTTGAAACCGAATGGCTTGAGCAGGCGTTATTGAGCCTAAGGGATATTGGCTGTCAGGTGCAGTCTGTATTACCTGACGTACTAGCACTACCTGATCTGGAAGGGATTGCTGCGCTAGAGATCGATAACCAATGGCTCTTGAAGAAAACGCCTTATAGCGGTATCTCAATCAATAATGAGTGGTTGTCCTTCATGGCTCAATCGGAGTGGGTAAAAGAGGGTGATGAGTTTTTACCTCTTACTTCTTTTACTGCACTGCCTGATATTGCATTGGATGAGAATCAACTGTGGGTAAATGGTGAGCCACAATTGGTGATTCAGCTGTTAGCAGAGCATGCGATTCGTAGCAAAGTGAACCTGCTTACCGGTACTTTTAAACCTAAGTCGTCGTTTTATCGCTATTGGAAAGTGTGGCAAAAAGTGGCGATTGCCGCTGTGTTTTTGATAGCGGTTGTGCTGGTTGACAGCGTACTGAAAATTCAAAAATACGAAGCAGAGGCCCAGGCTTATCGAATGGAAAGTGAACGCATTTTCCGTCAAGCATTACCGGGTAAAACGAAGATTCCGACAGTGAGCTATCTAAAACGCGAGATGGAACGCGAAGCAAATCGACTTTCTGGCAATGGTGGTGATGAATCACTTCTGCAATGGATGGGAGATATGCCAGCGCTGTTAAAACAGGTACCAACGCTCAATTTAACCAGTTTTAAGTTTGATGGTGCGAGAGGAGAAGTGCGACTTCAAGCTCAAAGCCAAGATTTTCAAACCTTTGAGAAAGCCCGTGAACTTTTGGCATCCAAATTCAGTGTCGAACAAGGACAACTTAGCCGCTCAGGTGAGCTGGTCAATGGCTCCTTTGTATTAAAGCCATTATGA
- the gspK gene encoding type II secretion system minor pseudopilin GspK produces MKPVNPQRGVALIVVLLLLAVMVSIAATMAERLFGQFKRATNQLNYQQAYWYSIGAEALAKTGIEQSYKDSDTINLSQPWAIEKQTYPLDFGTLTGHIVDKQACFNLNAFTAVTQEAGSDRVPFLVQAFQFMMEELEIDNYQAEEVSQSLWDYVDSNNVQSSVSGVEDSYYESMSPSYVAANSMLADSSELRAVNQASGEVMQKLAPYICVIPTNELKLNVNTIHPEQAELLSAIFQPNFSTQQMRDILESRPYEGWGSVDDFLKEGELANIKQEVLAPIKGYLTVDSAYFELDAEILVGNSRVRARSLIFSNNRETATVVSRRFGGIGERVSDRSTEQ; encoded by the coding sequence ATGAAACCAGTTAATCCGCAGCGAGGTGTGGCACTTATCGTTGTTTTGTTACTACTGGCAGTGATGGTAAGCATTGCCGCCACGATGGCTGAGCGTCTATTTGGGCAATTTAAGCGCGCTACTAATCAGCTCAATTATCAGCAGGCTTACTGGTATAGCATTGGCGCAGAAGCGTTAGCCAAAACTGGTATTGAGCAAAGTTACAAAGACTCTGACACGATTAATCTGTCTCAGCCTTGGGCTATAGAAAAGCAAACGTATCCTCTCGATTTTGGTACGTTGACTGGGCATATCGTCGATAAACAGGCGTGTTTCAACTTAAATGCGTTCACTGCTGTCACGCAGGAAGCGGGTTCTGATCGTGTGCCATTCTTGGTGCAAGCGTTTCAGTTCATGATGGAAGAGCTAGAGATAGACAATTATCAGGCGGAAGAAGTGTCTCAATCATTATGGGATTACGTTGACTCAAATAATGTGCAGAGCTCTGTGTCGGGTGTTGAAGACAGCTATTACGAATCAATGTCACCCTCGTATGTCGCTGCCAATTCCATGTTGGCCGATAGCTCCGAGCTTCGTGCTGTCAATCAAGCATCAGGTGAAGTCATGCAAAAGTTGGCTCCGTACATCTGTGTCATACCGACCAATGAGCTGAAGCTGAATGTCAATACTATTCACCCAGAGCAGGCTGAGCTACTGAGCGCAATCTTTCAGCCAAATTTCAGTACACAGCAAATGAGAGACATTTTAGAGAGTCGTCCTTACGAAGGGTGGGGAAGTGTCGACGATTTTCTCAAGGAAGGTGAGTTAGCGAACATCAAGCAAGAAGTGCTAGCCCCAATCAAAGGATATTTGACGGTAGATAGTGCGTATTTTGAGTTAGATGCAGAGATACTTGTTGGGAACTCAAGAGTTCGCGCACGTAGCCTAATATTTAGTAATAATCGTGAAACTGCAACGGTGGTCAGCCGTCGCTTTGGAGGTATCGGTGAACGAGTATCTGATCGTTCGACTGAGCAATAA
- the gspJ gene encoding type II secretion system minor pseudopilin GspJ: protein MLRTKRVQCGFTLIEVLVAIAIFASLSVGAYQVLNQVQRSNELSLERNERLKTLQRALVFLNNDFRQMALRKTRTNGEDPSPKLIQWQDYLLDSDAKGVMFARLGWHNPEQQFPRGEVTKVGYRLRDNQLERVWWRYPDTPAGQQALVMPLIDKVESFNLSFYDGKEWQSNWEKNNALPQAITVELELKDYGKIERIYLIAGSSISLSGADDETS, encoded by the coding sequence ATGTTACGAACTAAACGTGTTCAGTGTGGCTTTACCTTAATCGAGGTGCTGGTGGCGATTGCGATATTTGCCAGCTTGAGTGTCGGTGCGTACCAAGTACTTAACCAAGTTCAGCGCAGTAACGAGCTTTCTCTGGAGCGAAATGAACGCTTAAAAACACTACAACGAGCGTTGGTGTTTTTGAATAACGACTTTCGGCAAATGGCATTGCGGAAAACTCGAACGAATGGAGAGGATCCCTCACCCAAGCTGATTCAATGGCAAGATTACTTGCTTGATTCGGATGCGAAAGGCGTGATGTTTGCTCGTTTGGGATGGCACAACCCAGAGCAACAATTTCCCCGTGGTGAAGTGACAAAAGTAGGATACCGCCTCAGAGACAACCAGCTAGAGCGAGTTTGGTGGCGATACCCAGATACACCAGCGGGTCAACAGGCACTCGTCATGCCTCTGATAGATAAGGTCGAGTCATTTAATTTGAGCTTTTACGACGGTAAAGAGTGGCAGTCTAATTGGGAAAAAAATAATGCCTTACCTCAGGCCATAACCGTTGAACTTGAGCTGAAAGATTACGGAAAAATTGAGCGTATTTACTTGATTGCTGGTAGTTCAATCAGCTTGTCTGGAGCAGACGATGAAACCAGTTAA
- the gspI gene encoding type II secretion system minor pseudopilin GspI, whose protein sequence is MKKRKSGFTLLEVLVALAIFATAAIAVIRSVSQHINTLSYLEEKTFASMVADNQMAKVILSESKPTKSNGKEELAGIEWYWTIEPVATAGNLLQAFDVKVAAKENGSPIVTVRSYVTN, encoded by the coding sequence ATGAAGAAGCGTAAGTCAGGATTTACCCTACTTGAAGTTTTGGTTGCGCTTGCGATCTTTGCGACAGCAGCAATCGCGGTTATTCGTTCTGTTAGTCAGCACATCAATACCTTGAGCTATCTAGAGGAAAAAACGTTTGCTTCGATGGTGGCGGATAACCAAATGGCAAAAGTCATTTTATCGGAGAGCAAACCTACGAAATCAAACGGTAAAGAAGAGCTTGCAGGTATTGAGTGGTATTGGACGATAGAGCCAGTTGCTACGGCAGGAAACCTATTGCAAGCCTTTGACGTTAAAGTCGCGGCGAAAGAAAACGGCTCGCCGATTGTCACGGTACGAAGTTATGTTACGAACTAA
- the gspH gene encoding type II secretion system minor pseudopilin GspH encodes MRIQKGFTLIEILLVLVLLSVASVAVISTLPQKSSDEAKQQALALYHRLQLLNEEAILSGKDYGVHFDEKDASYQLLTLDVEGWEKLNDSELPEEVDLPDGIAMVLQLGGTAWKDEDRLFNPSSLFDEEMFADVEEEEKVPAPQVFIMSSGEVTPFSIAIYPQNLSAEQDAWHVVAKENGQIIILAPGESDEEA; translated from the coding sequence ATGCGTATTCAAAAGGGATTCACCCTAATCGAGATCCTGCTGGTACTTGTGCTGCTTTCAGTGGCATCGGTAGCGGTCATCTCGACTCTGCCGCAAAAAAGCTCGGATGAAGCAAAGCAGCAAGCGCTGGCGCTTTATCATCGTTTGCAGCTTCTTAACGAAGAGGCAATTCTAAGTGGCAAGGATTATGGTGTTCATTTTGATGAAAAGGACGCCTCTTATCAGCTGCTGACATTAGATGTAGAAGGCTGGGAAAAGTTGAACGACAGCGAACTTCCTGAAGAGGTGGATCTACCCGATGGTATAGCAATGGTGTTACAGCTAGGTGGAACTGCGTGGAAAGATGAAGACCGATTGTTTAACCCCTCTAGCCTCTTTGATGAAGAGATGTTTGCTGATGTAGAGGAAGAAGAGAAAGTACCTGCCCCTCAGGTGTTTATTATGTCGAGCGGTGAAGTCACCCCATTCTCTATTGCCATTTACCCGCAGAACCTCAGTGCTGAGCAAGATGCGTGGCATGTAGTGGCAAAAGAAAATGGACAGATCATCATTCTGGCCCCAGGAGAGAGTGATGAAGAAGCGTAA
- the gspG gene encoding type II secretion system major pseudopilin GspG: protein MKTITKKQSGFTLLEVMVVIVILGILASFVVPNLLGNKEKADQQKAITDIVALENALDMYKLDNSVYPTTDQGLDALVTKPSSPEPRNYREGGYIKRLPNDPWGNEYQYLSPGDKGATDIFTLGADGQEGGEGANTDIGNWNIQDFQ from the coding sequence ATGAAAACTATAACGAAAAAACAGTCAGGCTTTACCCTATTAGAAGTCATGGTTGTTATCGTCATTTTGGGTATTCTCGCAAGTTTTGTTGTACCTAACCTTCTGGGCAACAAAGAGAAAGCGGATCAACAAAAGGCAATCACAGATATTGTTGCGCTTGAGAACGCACTAGACATGTATAAGTTAGACAACAGCGTATACCCAACCACTGATCAAGGTTTGGATGCACTGGTGACAAAACCGTCTAGCCCAGAACCACGCAATTACCGTGAAGGCGGCTACATCAAGCGTTTACCTAACGATCCATGGGGCAATGAATACCAATATTTAAGCCCAGGTGATAAAGGCGCGACAGATATCTTTACGCTAGGTGCAGATGGTCAGGAAGGCGGCGAGGGCGCTAATACTGATATCGGCAACTGGAATATCCAAGATTTCCAATAA